In Juglans microcarpa x Juglans regia isolate MS1-56 chromosome 8D, Jm3101_v1.0, whole genome shotgun sequence, the following are encoded in one genomic region:
- the LOC121242644 gene encoding uncharacterized protein LOC121242644: MDPPLLPPLPTTTNNATTLQVNYPDSTGSSPRSRNAETSWIDEPLPPVPGAKLRLMCSYGGHIIPRPHDKSLCYVGGETRIVVVDRNSSLLDLCTRLSCTLIDGRPFTLKYQLPNEDLDSLISVTTDEDLDNMIEEYDRTNSVSSLKPTSRLRLFLFFSKPETVASMGSLLDDAKSETWFVDALNNAGLLPRGLSDSATRGMECMLSLDRVRGSDSCPDLEARAADSLGDNKQVKNIVHDVHSMPDSNMAENTSSYGSSSSSPSMSNLPPIRVRVEDNGARVLQEQKVGMEEQFAQMSFATSGMKQDDASGLSSHVVPPPATDMASTNPMVVSNEIVNQVFSDDERSDQRVPAVGFRKPPLPLQPMHMKAGGGYSLPSPDSIASDGSIASASSTSKHMYYQDQGHVATRDSRAPNSPSTNSDIPDSCSRAQLQQVQDPGYTLPPQLDQQQQQQQQQQQIFHASTHYIPHPATGQQVPMSAYYPVYAPSQQQLLHANEQQHAVYVMPTAAQAQQYNTSMHSAIADSTMVTAYAAYKDAIPPIYPTKTATSATPDQMVGSVYRTTLTSTPQLVQVPSNQFQQQYVGYSQMQHPSQSIAIASSNNANYGFEYTNSPNDQVYYTHQAAPLPTQYQTMTAAAAITLSDASKQLPTDPL, encoded by the exons ATGGATCCACCACTTCTCCCACCCCTCCCTACCACCACCAACAATGCCACCACTCTACAAGTCAACTATCCCGACTCCACCGGCTCCTCACCCCGCTCACGGAATGCTGAAACAAGCTGGATCGACGAGCCTCTCCCTCCTGTCCCGGGGGCCAAACTCCGCCTAATGTGCAGCTATGGTGGCCACATCATTCCTCGCCCCCATGACAAATCCCTCTGCTATGTTGGTGGTGAGACTCGTATTGTCGTTGTCGACCGTAACTCCTCTCTTTTAGACCTCTGCACACGTCTCTCTTGCACCCTCATCGATGGCCGCCCCTTCACCCTCAAGTACCAGCTTCCCAATGAAGACCTTGATTCCCTCATATCTGTCACCACTGATGAAGATCTCGACAACATGATCGAAGAGTATGATCGTACAAACTCAGTCTCTTCCTTGAAACCTACTTCGCGTCTACGTttgttcctcttcttctccaagCCTGAGACTGTCGCCTCCATGGGCTCGCTCCTCGATGATGCCAAGTCTGAGACGTGGTTCGTTGATGCGCTTAACAATGCTGGGTTGCTTCCTAGGGGGTTGTCTGATTCAGCTACCAGGGGAATGGAATGCATGTTAAGTCTCGATAGGGTTCGAGGTAGCGATTCTTGCCCTGATTTGGAAGCTCGGGCAGCTGACAGTTTGGGTGATAACAAGCAAGTGAAGAATATCGTTCATGATGTGCATTCCATGCCTGACTCAAATATGGCAGAGAATACTTCTTCGTATGGTTCATCTTCTTCGTCACCTTCAATGTCAAACTTGCCACCTATTCGTGTTCGAGTCGAGGACAATGGGGCTAGAGTGCTGCAGGAGCAGAAGGTTGGGATGGAGGAACAATTTGCACAGATGAGTTTTGCAACAAGTGGGATGAAGCAAGACGATGCTTCTGGTCTTTCTTCTCATGTTGTTCCTCCACCTGCTACAGATATGGCTTCAACTAATCCTATGGTTGTTTCTAATGAGATAGTGAATCAAGTTTTCTCTGACGACGAACGATCGGATCAGAGGGTACCAGCCGTCGGGTTTCGAAAGCCTCCATTGCCGCTGCAACCTATGCATATGAAGGCAGGTGGAGGCTATAGTTTGCCTTCCCCGGATTCGATAGCTAG CGATGGTAGCATTGCATCCGCAAGCTCCACATCGAAACATATGTACTATCAAGACCAAGGTCATGTTGCTACAAGAGACAGCAGAGCTCCTAATAGCCCAAGTACAAATAGTGACATTCCTGATTCATGTTCTCGAGCCCAACTGCAGCAAGTTCAGGATCCTGGCTACACGTTGCCTCCCCAATTGgatcagcagcagcagcaacaacaacaacaacaacagatTTTTCATGCCAGCACACATTACATTCCACACCCTGCCACAGGTCAGCAAGTTCCAATGTCAGCTTACTACCCAGTGTATGCTCCATCTCAGCAGCAACTTCTTCATGCAAATGAGCAGCAACATGCTGTGTATGTTATGCCAACTGCTGCTCAGGCCCAACAGTACAATACGTCTATGCATTCTGCCATAGCTGACTCTACAATGGTTACTGCATATGCAGCTTATAAGGATGCAATCCCACCCATTTATCCCACGAAGACGGCTACCTCTGCAACGCCTGATCAAATGGTTGGGAGTGTTTATAGAACAACCTTGACTTCAACTCCACAATTGGTTCAAGTCCCATCTAACCAGTTTCAGCAACAATACGTGGGGTATTCCCAGATGCAACATCCATCTCAGTCCATAGCTATTGCTTCATCAAATAATGCTAATTATGGTTTTGAATACACCAATTCGCCTAATGACCAAGTGTACTACACTCATCAAGCTGCTCCATTGCCTACTCAATACCAAACTATGACTGCAGCAGCAGCTATAACATTATCAGATGCTTCAAAACAACTGCCTACAGACCCTCTGTAA